The DNA region CTCCCGCGCGGGACTCCTTCTCGGCCTTCGAGGAGCAGTCCTACCAGGACGACTGGCCGCAGCAGGAGACGTACCAGAACGGCTACCGTTCCGAGTACGCTCCCGAAGCGGAACCCGTACAGGCCGCTGACGTGGCCGAGCAGGACCGCGTAGGCTTCGAGCGTCCGGGAACGGCCTCTCCCGCCGCCCACGCGCTGACCGACGCCGGGCTTCCGCGCCGCGGATCCACCGACGCCGGGCTTCCCCGTCGCGGCTCCACCGCGAGCGCGGGCGGCCAGCAGACCGTGGGCCAGGAATCGCCCGCTCCCTTCGGCGGCGGCAACGACAGCAACTCAAGCGGCGGCAACGGCTCCGGCAAGGGCGACTGGCGGTCGAACAACGACCAGATGTGGCAGCGCGCCGAGCAGCTGAAGAAGCCCAAGGCGGGCGGAGTCACCTCCTCCGGTCTGCCGAGGCGTGTACCCAAGGCCAATCTGGTCGAGGGCACCGCGGAATCGACCCCCCAGGGCGGCCCCTCGGTCTCCCGCGCTCCCGAGGACGTACGGGGCAGGCTGAGCAACCTGCGCCGTGGGGTCCAGAGGGGGCGTAACGCAGGAAGCGAAACGAACGGCCAGGGCTTCGGTCCTGACAGCACCTACAACCAGGAGCGTTAGTGTGAGCCCGATGAGCCAGGCGGCACAGAACCTGAACTGGTTGATCACCAACTTCGTGGACAACACCCCCGGGGTGTCCCACACGGTGGTGGTCTCCGCCGACGGACTCCTTCTGGCGATGTCCGACGGGTTTCCGCGCGACCGTGCCGACCAGCTGGCGGCCGTCGCGTCGGGTCTCACCTCGCTGACCGCGGGCGCGTCCCGCATCTTCGAGGGCGGGAGCGTGAATCAGACGGTTGTGGAGATGGAGCGGGGATTCCTCTTCCTCATGTCCATTTCCGATGGATCGTCGCTCGCAGTACTCGCACATCCGGAAGCGGACATCGGTCTCGTCGGGTACGAGATGGCCCTTCTGGTGGACCGTGCCGGTACGGTTCTGACGCCTGATCTGCGTGCGGAGCTCCAGGGGAGCCTTCTCAACTAGCAGACAAGCGATGCGTTTTGGCGTCCCGTGGCCGTAAGGTTTCGGGACGCGGCTCCACATTGATGGGCCCGGCACAGTCGGAGGAGGAGAAAGTGGCAACACCCCCAGGCGGTTCGTCTTCGGGCAACTGGTCCTATGGCCCTGGCCAGGGCCAGGGCGGGAACGACTCGCCGAACCGGTACAACTTCCCCTCCGCACCGTCCCCGCGGCGCCAGCAGCCCTACGCACCCCAGGGCCCCGGGCCCTCGCCGTACGACCAGCCGCCGGCGCCGCGCATCCAGCCCGTGCAGCCGCAGCGACGCTCTCCCGAACCGTCGCCCGCGGGGGGCGCCAGCAACCCGCTGGTCCGCCCCTACGCCATGACGGGCGGCCGCACCAGGCCTCGGTATCAACTCGCCATCGAGGCACTGGTGCACACCACCGCGCAGCCGCACCAGATGCAGGGCCAGCTGCCCGAGCATCAGCGGATCTGCAACCTCTGCCGGGAGATCAAGTCGGTGGCCGAGATCTCGGCCCTCCTGACGATCCCTCTCGGCGTGGCCAGGATCCTCGTCGCCGACTTGGCGGAGGCGGGCCTGGTCGCCATCCATCAGCCCGGCGGCGACGAGAACGCCGGCGGTCAGCCAGACGTGACTTTGCTCGAAAGGGTGCTCAGTGGACTTCGCAAGCTCTAGCGGAGGGCCTTCCCGCTCCACCACGTCCGCGAAGATCGTGGTGGCGGGCGGCTTCGGCGTGGGCAAGACCACGTTCGTCGGGGCCGTCTCGGAGATCAACCCGCTGCGTACCGAGGCCGTGATGACGTCCGCTTCGGCGGGCATCGACGACCTCACCCACACGGGAGACAAGACCACCACCACGGTGGCGATGGACTTCGGCCGTATCACCCTGGACCAGGACCTGATCCTGTACCTGTTCGGTACGCCCGGCCAGGACCGCTTCTGGTTCATGTGGGACGACCTGGTACGCGGCGCGATCGGTGCGATCGTCCTGGTCGACACCCGCCGTCTCGCCGACTGCTTCCCCGCGGTCGACTACTTCGAGAACAGCGGGCTGCCGTTCGTGATCGCCCTGAACGGCTTCGACGGCAACCAGCCGTACAACCCGGACGAGGTCCGGGAGGCGCTCCAGATCGGGCCCGACACCCCGATCATCACCACGGACGCCCGCCACCGCGCGGACGCCAAGTCGGCGCTCATCACGCTGGTGGAGCACGCCCTGATGGCGCGCCTGCGGTAGGCCTGCGGCGCTCAGCCGAATGCGAAGGGGGCCCTTTCCTTTTGGGAGGGCCCCCTTCGTGTTCGACTGCGGGTGCGTCGTGGTTGCTCGCGCAGTTCCCCGCGCCCCTGAAAGACAAAGGCTCGCGTGCACCCCCTGCTTTTAAGGGGCGCGGGGAACTGCGCGACCAGCCCCCACCGGGCCCGCAGCCGACAACACATACGAATGGGCCCCCTCCGTGTAGGAGGGGGCCCATTCGCAAAGGCTCAGTGCCAGCTGTGCGGGGCGCGGAACCCCGGCTCGCGCTCCAGCCGGCGCCAGCCGGCCTTCGCGCGGCCCCGGTGGGTCGGGGCCGCGGCCGGGGCGGAGGCGGCGCGGGCCAGGAGGATGGCCGTGATGGCGGCGACTTCCTCGGGCTCGGCGTGGCCCTTCTCGACGCGAATATCAGGCATGTCCATGTGGGTGAGTCTCCGTGAGAGAGGGGTCCGCGGGGTTGCCGCGATGGGTCCGCCGAGTTACTACTGCGGCGGGTTTCCGTGCTTGCGGGAGGGCAGGTCCGCGTGCTTCGTACGCAGCATCGCGAGGGAGCGGATGAGTACCTCGCGGGTCTCGGCGGGGTCGATGACGTCGTCGACCAGACCGCGCTCGGCCGCGTAGTAGGGGTGCATCAGCTCGGACTTGTACTCCTTGACCATGCGGACGCGCATCGCCTCGGGGTCCTCGGCGTCGGCGATCTGCCTGCGGAAGATGACGTTGGCGGCGCCCTCGGCGCCCATCACGGCGATCTCGTTGGTGGGCCACGCGTAGGTGAGGTCGGCGCCGATGGACTGGCTGTCCATGACGATGTAGGCGCCGCCGTAGGCCTTCCTGAGGATCAGTGAGATCCGCGGCACGGTCGCGTTGCAGTAGGCGTAGAGGAGCTTCGCGCCGTGGCGGATGATGCCGCCGTGCTCCTGATCGACCCCCGGAAGGAAGCCCGGGACATCCAGCAGAGTGACGATCGGGATGTTAAAAGCGTCGCACATCTGGACGAAACGCGCAGCTTTCTCCGACGCCTCGATGTCCAGCACCCCGGCCAGGCTCTGCGGCTGGTTGGCGACGATGCCCACCACCTGGCCGTCGAGCCGGGCGAGCGCGCAGATGATGTTGCGGGCCCAGCGCTCGTGGATCTCCAGGTAGTCGCCGTCGTCGACGAGCTCCTCGATGACCTTGGTCATGTCGTACGGACGGTTGCCGTCCGCCGGGACCAGGTCGAGGAGCACCTCCGAACGACGCTCGGCGGGGTCCTCGGAGTCCGTGTGGGGCGGGTTCTCGCGGTTGTTCTGCGGAAGCATCGACAGGAGGTAGCGCACCTCGTGGATGCAGGACTCCTCGTCGTCGTACGCGAAGTGCGCGACGCCCGAGGTCTCGGCGTGCACGTCGGCGCCGCCCAGGCCGTTCTGGGTGATCTCCTCGCCGGTGACCGCCTTGACGACGTCCGGTCCGGTGATGAACATCTGCGAGGTCTCGCGGACCATGAAGACGAAGTCCGTCAGGGCGGGGCTGTAGGCCGCGCCGCCCGCGCACGGGCCGAGCATCACGGAGATCTGCGGGATGACGCCCGAGGCGCGGGTGTTGCGCTGGAAGATGCCGCCGTAGCCGGCAAGCGCGGACACGCCCTCCTGGATGCGGGCGCCCGCCCCGTCGTTCAGCGAGACCAGCGGCGCGCCGGCGGCGATGGCCATGTCCATGATCTTGTGGATCTTGGTGGCGTGGGCCTCGCCCAGCGCGCCGCCGAAGATCCGGAAGTCGTGCGCGTACACGAAGACCGTGCGGCCCTCCACCGTTCCCCAGCCGGTGACGACACCGTCCGTGTACGGCTTCTTGGCCTCCAGGCCGAACCCGGTCGCCCGGTGGCGGCGCAGCTGCTCGACCTCGTTGAACGAACCGGCGTCCAGCAGAAGCTCGATCCGCTCCCGGGAGGTCAGCTTGCCCTTGGCGTGCTGCGCCGCGGTCGCCTTGTCACTGGGTCCGCGAAGAGCCTCCGCACGGATCGCGTGCAGTTCGGCCACGCGCCCGCGGGCGTCGGTGGGTTCGCCTGCCGAGGATCCGGTCTCGTCCAAAACGGTCATGTAGCGACCTTACGAAGCCCACCAAGGAAAGCGGGCCGTCGACTCCGTACAGTCTCCGGCCCGTTTTACTGGTACCCCTGAACAGAACCACAACCGCATGCAGGCGATCCGACTGCTCAGAGGGCGTGCGGCTTGTAGGGGTCGCACAAGCCGTCAGCTGAGAGCCACCTCACATTCGTGCGTGGCGCATGCCGTCCCCGGAGTGACACGCACCTTCAGTCGGCGCCCGGTGGCGAGTACCTCGACGGTGGGATCGGCGCGCACGACCCGGCGTACGGGACGGTCCCAGACGACCTCCAGGCCCTCTCCGGTGCGCGGGGGTTCGCTGACGGAGAGGGTAGCGGTGCGGCCGCGGCGGCGTACGAGCACGCTCGCGGGGGCCGAGGCGGTGAGCGGGCCCGCCCTGCCCGCCCGCCAGAAGTTGGCGGCGGTCAGGCCCAGGGAGGGCACGGTCACGGCCTGGCGGCCCGAGTCGTTGGCGAGGACCGACAGCCGGCGGGGGTCGGCCGCGCGGGCGGCGACCGTGCGGCGCGAGGCACCGGGCAGGACGGCGTACGCGTACGTGGCGTCCACCGGGTCCGTGCCGTGGTCGAGCCAGAGGGTCTGCCAGCGGCGGGTCCGGGCTTCGGTGGTGCTGGTGGTGTTGATGTCGGACCAGGCGCCGGTGCGGTCCTCGCGGAGGGTGCGCAGGGCGGACCGGTCCAGGACCACCCAGCCGCCGTGGCCTTCGAGGTGCGCCCACCCGGGACCTCGTACGAGTGTCTGGGTGCCGCCCTCCCCCAGGTTGCGGTTGTCGACGACCGTCTCGACCGGGACGCCGTCGGTGGCCGTGATGCCCGCGCCCAGGCAGACGATCGTGTCGGCGAGGCAGAACCAGGACTTGCGGGCCTCCAGGGTGGACCCGAGGCCCTTCAGGTGCTGTCCGACGGCCGCGAACTCCCCGTCCGTCACGCCGCCGACCCAGCGCACGGCGGGCTTGGGCTCGCCCCACTCGCCGCCCGCCCTGTCGGCGAGCCGCTTGGTGGACACGGTCGTTCCGGGGAGCCGGTACCAGTCGACGGTCGGCCAGTACCAGTCCGTGTACTGATCGGCCCGGCCACTTCGACCACCGGCCCACCAGTAGAGCATTCCGGCGCCCGTGTGCCAGCCTCGCGGGTTCTCGCCGTTGCCGCACTCGTAGTACGCGATCCGGTCGCTCGCCATGGCGATGTTCGCGGTGAAGCCGGGGCGGCGGTGGACGGCCCGGTCCATGGCGGCGAAGAGGCGGTGGCCGACCGGTTCGGGCGCGGCCTCGACCGCCGAGTCGGCGACCGCGTGCAGCCGGGCCAGGTCGCCGACCCCGAACTGAGGTGCCGTCAGGAGCGGGGTGACGGTGTCCCGTTCGATCCAGCCCTTGACGCTCGCGTGCCAGCGCTCACGCTCCGC from Streptomyces sp. NBC_00258 includes:
- a CDS encoding roadblock/LC7 domain-containing protein; the encoded protein is MSQAAQNLNWLITNFVDNTPGVSHTVVVSADGLLLAMSDGFPRDRADQLAAVASGLTSLTAGASRIFEGGSVNQTVVEMERGFLFLMSISDGSSLAVLAHPEADIGLVGYEMALLVDRAGTVLTPDLRAELQGSLLN
- a CDS encoding GTP-binding protein, translating into MDFASSSGGPSRSTTSAKIVVAGGFGVGKTTFVGAVSEINPLRTEAVMTSASAGIDDLTHTGDKTTTTVAMDFGRITLDQDLILYLFGTPGQDRFWFMWDDLVRGAIGAIVLVDTRRLADCFPAVDYFENSGLPFVIALNGFDGNQPYNPDEVREALQIGPDTPIITTDARHRADAKSALITLVEHALMARLR
- a CDS encoding DUF742 domain-containing protein, producing MATPPGGSSSGNWSYGPGQGQGGNDSPNRYNFPSAPSPRRQQPYAPQGPGPSPYDQPPAPRIQPVQPQRRSPEPSPAGGASNPLVRPYAMTGGRTRPRYQLAIEALVHTTAQPHQMQGQLPEHQRICNLCREIKSVAEISALLTIPLGVARILVADLAEAGLVAIHQPGGDENAGGQPDVTLLERVLSGLRKL
- a CDS encoding acyl-CoA carboxylase subunit epsilon; this translates as MDMPDIRVEKGHAEPEEVAAITAILLARAASAPAAAPTHRGRAKAGWRRLEREPGFRAPHSWH
- a CDS encoding acyl-CoA carboxylase subunit beta yields the protein MTVLDETGSSAGEPTDARGRVAELHAIRAEALRGPSDKATAAQHAKGKLTSRERIELLLDAGSFNEVEQLRRHRATGFGLEAKKPYTDGVVTGWGTVEGRTVFVYAHDFRIFGGALGEAHATKIHKIMDMAIAAGAPLVSLNDGAGARIQEGVSALAGYGGIFQRNTRASGVIPQISVMLGPCAGGAAYSPALTDFVFMVRETSQMFITGPDVVKAVTGEEITQNGLGGADVHAETSGVAHFAYDDEESCIHEVRYLLSMLPQNNRENPPHTDSEDPAERRSEVLLDLVPADGNRPYDMTKVIEELVDDGDYLEIHERWARNIICALARLDGQVVGIVANQPQSLAGVLDIEASEKAARFVQMCDAFNIPIVTLLDVPGFLPGVDQEHGGIIRHGAKLLYAYCNATVPRISLILRKAYGGAYIVMDSQSIGADLTYAWPTNEIAVMGAEGAANVIFRRQIADAEDPEAMRVRMVKEYKSELMHPYYAAERGLVDDVIDPAETREVLIRSLAMLRTKHADLPSRKHGNPPQ
- a CDS encoding polysaccharide lyase 8 family protein: MTPTRRTFLLAAALTASPALMPTPSAHAARDDDEYDTLRLRWLEIALGAGYDPTAEPYAARLAETGELARGFRRTMAPTAGSLWPGHPYDPPTGITQSYSRLWTMTQAYVQEGTGSTGDAALRTDILRGLDHLSATVYNPSTTRYGNWWEWQIGSPRLLMDIVAALHGELTADRIDAACAAVDHFIPDSMLRDYSGTSTGANRVDLCRSVALRGILGRTPAKIALARDALSPVFPYVTKGDGLYADGSFVQHTWVAYSGTYGQVLLDGLGRLFALLAGSTWEVTDANRQIILDSVEGAYAPLIHDGLMMDSVNGRAISRGYLRSDDRHIMRSDHFHGQGLIAAIALLAQGASAAERERWHASVKGWIERDTVTPLLTAPQFGVGDLARLHAVADSAVEAAPEPVGHRLFAAMDRAVHRRPGFTANIAMASDRIAYYECGNGENPRGWHTGAGMLYWWAGGRSGRADQYTDWYWPTVDWYRLPGTTVSTKRLADRAGGEWGEPKPAVRWVGGVTDGEFAAVGQHLKGLGSTLEARKSWFCLADTIVCLGAGITATDGVPVETVVDNRNLGEGGTQTLVRGPGWAHLEGHGGWVVLDRSALRTLREDRTGAWSDINTTSTTEARTRRWQTLWLDHGTDPVDATYAYAVLPGASRRTVAARAADPRRLSVLANDSGRQAVTVPSLGLTAANFWRAGRAGPLTASAPASVLVRRRGRTATLSVSEPPRTGEGLEVVWDRPVRRVVRADPTVEVLATGRRLKVRVTPGTACATHECEVALS